The following is a genomic window from uncultured Draconibacterium sp..
GAACAAAATCCGGTTTCCGAAATGGCTTTATTTAGTCGTTTGCTTTCCATTCGAGTGTAAAAGTAGAAAATATGATACGATCGACTGGCCTAATTTTAAATTTATCAGACATTGTTGGAGTTGAAGCAGTTGAATACCATTTTGTAATGATGCTTCTTTCAATATTTTTGGATAAGAAAAATGCCAAAGGCTAATAAAACAATTCCTCCAATTTTACCCATTGAAACGGGGTGCTGGTCCAAACCGAAAAACCCAAAATGATCAATAACAGAAGCAGCAATGAGTTGTCCGGCAATAGACGCCGCCAAAACGGTGGTGACGCCAATCTTTGGTATAAAAAAGATAACCGACGAAACAAAAATTGCTCCTAGCAAGCCGCCCGCAAATACATACCATGGAGCCGTTTTTAAATGCCCCCAGTTTGGAATTTCTGTTTTAAATATGAAATTCAATACGAGAAGTGCCAGAAAACCCACAAAAAAACTTATTAAAGCTCCTTGTATCGGGTGTTTTAAATAGGTAGTTAGTTGGGTATTAATACTTCCCTGAATTGCCAGCAAAAAGCCGATTAGCAAAACAATTGTTGTATATATTAATTTCATGATAAAACTTAAATTGGGTAAAATAAAACCTTGTATTGCTGAATGAGAAGATTAGCTCCAAATTAATTCCAGAATTTTTTCCAGCCAATGTGCATCAACTTCCGTAAAAGCTACTTTCTCCGAGCTGTCGACATCTAAAACGCCAATTACCTCGCCGGTTTTGTTTTTAAGTGGAACTACTATCTCTGAATTCGAGCGGGCATCGCAGGCAATGTGATCTGTAAAAGCATGCACATCTTCAACAACAACCGTTTCTTTTTTGTTGAAGGCGGCCCAGCACACTCCTTTGTCCTTTTCCAGAATCTGACAGGCGACCGGTCCCTGGTAGGAGTTAACGGTCATTTCATCATCTTCAATCAGGTAATACCCTGTCCAGAAAAAGTAATCCATTTTATGGTGTAAAACAGCTATTATGGTTGCCATGCGTGCCTGTGTGTTATTACTTTTTAGCACAAGTTCGCTAAGCTGTTTGTAAATTCTTCCATATCGGCCTTCTTTTTTCCTATCTTCCATTTTCTTTCTCCTGTGGATTATTTTTATTGCACGAATAAACAAAAAATCGTTAGTTTAGTTGAATAAAAAATCTAAAAATGCACCGAATAATTGAAGATCCGAATGAGCGTCAGTGGGGAATGTTAGTACATATTGCTGCTTTAGCAACCTTTATTTTACCTGTTGCCGGAAATATAGTTGGCCCGCTAATTATTTATTTAATGAAAAAAGACGAGTACGAATTTGTTAACGAACAAGGTAAGGAAGTGCTTAACTTCCAGATTACCTGGTCGATCATCTTTTTAATTTCAATCCTACTTATTATTGTTGGAATTGGTATTTTAATGCTGATTGGTTTTGGAATTGCCTGGCTGGTTTTGGTTATCTTAGCTTCGGTTTCGGCAAGTAACGGAACCCCTTATAAATATCCTTTCACCATTCGCTTTTTGCAATAATATTAATTGCCGGTTTATTCCTTTTGGGCAAGCCTGTTTGTTTAAACAGAAATTCTTACTTTTGCAGCCTCATAAAATTAAAAAAACGATGGCACAGAAACCTTCGATTCCAAAAGGCACCCGCGATTTTTCACCGTCAGAAATGGTGAGAAGAAATTATATTTTCAATACTATTAAAGATGTATTTCGTTTGTACGGATTTCAACCCATTGAAACACCGGCAATGGAAAATCTTTCAACGTTGATGGGCAAATACGGAGAAGAAGGGGATAAGCTGTTGTTTAAAATTTTGAATTCGGGTGATTTTATTTCGAAAGTTCCGCAGGAAATGCTGGACGAGAAAAACTCGAATAAGCTTACTACAAAACTATCTGAAAAAGGATTGCGTTACGACTTAACAGTGCCCTTTGCGCGTTACGTTGTGCAATACCGAAATGATATTGCTTTTCCGTTTAAACGTTATCAGATTCAACCGGTTTGGCGTGCCGACCGACCACAAAAAGGACGTTATCGCGAGTTTTACCAGTGCGATGTTGATGTGATCGGGAGCAATAGCTTGCTGAACGAAGTGGAGTTGGTACAAATAATTGATGAGGTTTTCCAACGACTGGGAATTAACACTACAGTAAAAATTAATAATCGTAAAATTCTGGCCGGAATTGCAGAAGCGATTGGCGAAGCCGACCGAATGGTGGATATTACCGTTGCTATCGACAAACTGGATAAAATTGGTTTGGAAAAGGTTAATGCTGAAATGTTGGACAAAGGAATTTCGCAAGAAGCCGTTGATAAACTTCAGCCGATTTTAAAATTGCAAGGAAGCACCGTTGAAAAACTGGCGCAAATTGAAACAGTTATTGGCGGAACCGAAATTGGTGCCAGAGGAATTGCCGAAATGCGCACTATGTTTACTTACCTGGAAAATGTTGAGTTAACCACAACAGTTGAACTAGATCTGACTTTAGCACGTGGATTAAATTATTACACCGGCGCTATTTTCGAGGTAAAATCGAACGATGTGCAAATTGGCAGTATATGTGGTGGTGGCCGTTACGACGACCTGACCGGGATTTTTGGTATGCCGGATGTTTCGGGTGTTGGTGTATCGTTTGGTGCCGAACGTATTTACGATGTATTGGTTCAGTTAGATGCTTTCCCGGAAGAGTCGCTGGAAACTACAAAAGCTTTGTTTGTAAATTTCGGAGAGAAAGAAGAGGCTTATTGTTTACCGGTTTTGGCTAAACTGCGAAAAAATGGTGTAAATGCAGAGATTTTTCCGGAAAGTGCGAAAATGAAGAAGCAAATGACATACGCTAACCGCAAGGAAATTGCTTATGTAATTTTAGCTGGCGATAACGAAATGGCTGCCCAAAAGTTCACGCTTAAAAATATGGAAACAGGGGAGCAGCAATTGGTGAACTCCGAAGAACTGATAAATATCCTTAAATAGCTGATCAGATTATACGATATTGCTCTAAAATAAGTGGAGCAATGATTGCATCGGTTTCAAACAGACTTGTAAAAACACTTGGTGGAGATGTACGTTTCCCGTGATTAGTGTGGCATAATTATGTCAGACTAAAGGCAGATGAACAGGATATTTCTATCTATGATCTGTCATTCATTACTTTATCCTATTTATAATCTCACCATTTTACAGTAAAAATCATGGGAAGCCGTATATTTGAAATAACACCCAAAAACCTCACTTTCGAAATCATTCAGGATATTCTGGAAAACAATGTAAAGCTCAAACTTTCCGAAATATCTGTACAACTCATTCATAAAAGCAAAAAATACCTCGACAATAAGCTGGAAAAAGCAGATAAACCACTTTACGGAATTAATACCGGTTTTGGCGCATTGTGCGATATCGAAATTTCGAAAGACAGTTTGAGTAAATTGCAGGAAAATCTGGTGGTTTCGCACGCCTGTAATATCGGGCCGGAAATACCTGCAGACGTGGTGAAACTAATGTTGTTGTTAAAAGCACATGCGCTTTCAAAAGGAAATTCGGCAGTGCAACTGATCACGGTACAACGAATTCTTGATCTTTTTAACAACGCTATTTTACCGGTAGTTTGCGAGCAGGGATCGCTTGGTGCAAGTGGTGATTTGGCGCCTTTAGCAAAATTATTCCTTCCTCTGCTTGGTTTAGGCGAAGTGAATTTTGAAGGTAAAAAACAACAGGCCAGTAAAGTGCTTGAAAAATTGGGGTGGGAGCCTATAAAACTTGAAGCCAAAGAGGGACTCGCCTTACTGAACGGTACACAGTTTATGAGTGCCCACGCTGTATACACTTTATTAAAAACCTTCCGGCTTATCGATCAGGGAGACATAATCGGGGCACTTTCGCTGGATGCTTTTGATGGATTAATTGAACCATTTTCTGAAAATATCCAGCGTATCCGCCCACATAAAGGGCAGGCCGAAACCGCAAAGAATTTTAGGAATGTTTTAACCGGTAGCGAAATGCAGGCCAAAACAAAAGCTCACATTCAGGATCCTTATTCGTTTCGTTGTATTCCGCAGGTTCACGGAGCGGTAAAAGATGCCGTTAATTATGTGGCAACAGTTATTGAAACCGAAATTAACTCGGTAACGGACAATCCAACGGTTTTTCCAGATGAGGACTTGATCATTTCAGGAGGTAATTTTCATGGCGAGCCCCTTGCGCTGTCGCTCGATTTTCTGGCAATGGCAATGAGCGAGCTGGGAAGTATATCGGAGCGAAGAACATACCGCTTGATTTCGGGCGAACGCGGATTACCGGAGTTTCTGGTTGCTAATCCCGGATTAAATTCCGGTTTTATGATTCCTCAATATGCAGCAGCATCAATTGTAAGCCAGAATAAACAGCTTTGTACGCCTTGCGTGGTTGATTCTATCCCATCGTCGAATGAGCAGGAAGACCACGTTAGTATGGGCGGAAATGCAGCAACAAAAGCCTTAAAAGTGGTTTTGAATACCGAGAAGATTCTGGCAATTGAATTATACAATGCAGCTCAGGCAATGGACTTTCGCCGACCAATAAAATCGTCGCCATTTATCGAACGCTTTATAAAAGAATACCGTAAAATGGTAAGTTTTGTTGAGGAAGATATTGTGATGTACGAAGCGATTAATCTTACCATCGATTTTTTGAATTTGACAAAATTCAATCGATTATAAAGCAAAAAGGCTGCCCGAAATTATTCAGACAGCCTTTTTTGCTTCACCCCTTAATTGTTAAAGTGTGTCGTTTCCTGGTTGCTTATTAAGCAATAAGGTATTAATGTTTTGTGTAAACATCTTTTTTGTGTCTTCTTTAGTACGTGCGATACCCGATGCCATAGTTGGTTTCCCTTCCATTGGAATATAAAGGAAAGCAGGTATACTTTTTACACCAAATACAGCGGCGAGTTCGCGCTCAACTTGCGTATCAATCTTGTAAATGATTACTTCTCCCGAGAATTCTGCGGCCACTTCTTCTAAAATAGGAGCTGCTGTTCGGCAGGGGCCGCACCAGTCGGCATAGAAATCGATCAAAGCCGGTTTTTCGCCTTTGTATTTCCACTCTTTCGGAGAACTTTCATAATCCCATACTTTTTCCAAAAATATGGCTTTAGTTAGCATAGTCGTGGCTTTTCCTGCTTCTGAAACCGATTCTGTTGGTTTCTCACTATCATTTTTTTCCGATTTTGCTGTGCATGAGCTGTACCCAAACAACAAAAAGACAGCCATCATAAGTATAATAAGTCTTGTTTTCATTTTATTCTGTTTTTATATTATATCAACCTGAAAGAACTAAAATTTGTTCAAATATATGCAAATATGTAGATGTATTAAAATGAGCAAAAGCTATGCCATATTTTATCTTTTAATAACTACCATATATCCTGGCCACTCACGCAACCTTTTTTCTTTATCGTTCATCTATCAGCTATGATAATATGAATGAATTAATTAATTGTGTGATGAAAAAGTTAGCATTTGGAATTTTAATGGGAGTATTGGTAGCTTTTAGCAGCTGTTTAGATGACGATGGATATTCGTTGGGCGATTATTGGATTGGGTTTGGAATTTATAAGGGAGATGGTGCCGGAACAGTAAGTTTGGTTATGGACAACGGTGTTGTTTTAATTCCGGCTGCTGCGTCGAGTCCCGGATGGTTTTTAAAATTTTCGGACGGCGATCGTATTTGGGTTAACTATACCATTTTAGAAGAAGATAAAAACAGTAGTTCGGAAAAACGTTACATCGTGAAAGTAAATGATATCAGTGATGTTTTGATGAAAGGAATTATGGACATTACCGAAGAGATTGAAGATAGTATTGGCAATGATCCGATAATTGTTGAAAATGCATGGATTTCGGATAGTTTGCTGAATTTTAGGTTGAAATACTGGGGATACAATAAGATTCACTATTTAAATCTGGTAAAAGAACCGGGAGAATTAACCGCCGCCGATCAGCCGTTTCAACTGGAGTTGAGACATAATGCAAAGGGCGATCAGAAGGCGATTCCATATATTGCTTATGTTTCGTTTAGTTTAAACAGTTTACGTGTAGATGATCTTGATTCGGTACGTTTTAAAGTGATTGCAAGCGATTATGACGGTATTGCTTATCAAGATAGTGGCGTGTTTAATTACAGCAGTTTGGAATTACCCACACCATAAGAATTAAACAGTGTAAAAAAGAAAAAGGTGCTCATTTTGAGCACCTTTTCTTTGTATAAATGTTGTTTCTTTTTTACTCAGGTCGTTGAATCTGCTCGATTAACATTTCTCGTTTATTTTGGTCGTAGCGAGAAAAGCCACGATCGAATATTTGGTATTCGAAATTAACTTTTGGAACACTTTTCATTGCCACCACCGGTGTCCCAGTGATATCTTCGATGGCTGCTTTAAAGAGTGGATCGTTCTTATCTCCAAGCGGGAAGGTTGCGAAAAGATCGTCATCAACCAGAATGTCAGGTGCAAATCCATCTTTAAAGTCGGTAACACCTGCAGCGTTGGCATAACGCAAAACGATAGGTTGAAGTCCCCAATTTGAGATTTCTTCACTATATGATTCACTATAGTAGTCGATAGGTTTTAGCGTAATTGATGCTGTGTATTTTCCATAGGTAGTGTCGCCAACAGTTGTAACATTATCCATGTAGGCTCTTAATCCTGTTATTGAAAGTTCGGATGCAGAAGCAGTTCCCGAACCGGTAAGGAAATAGACTTTGTCTAATCCCATTTTTACAGGTACCTGATTATCAAAATACACTTCAATCTGGTTCATAATTTGTCTGTCGATAAAGTAATTCTGATATTTTTTATTCCATTTATAGGTGACAAGAATGCTGTTATCGTTAACAACATCAAGAGGAGCAATGCACGAGCACAAGTGTTTTGCAGCCGAAATGGTTCCTCCTGGATTATAGCGAAGATCTACAACCAGATCTGTTGCTCCCTGGTTTACCAGGTTTGCAAAAGCATTGTCGAGCGAGCTGTTAAAATCTGATATATATTGGGCATAAAAAATATAACCAATTTTACGGCCATCGTGTTCCACTATATTGGTTGTTAAAACCGGATCTAAAGTCAACACAGAGGATGTAATACTGATAGTTGTGTCGGTGGCGATACTGTTGCCAGTTAATATGCCAAGTGTAACATCTATGTTATCGCTGTATAGTAAATCGGTGTAATTGTCATCGTTAATGTCGGCATTGTTCATCTCAACCAAAAGGTCGCCACGTTTAATGCCTGCCGCCCAGGCCGGTGTTTCCGGGTAAACATACTCAACAATACCGAAAATATTTCCGGTGTTCGAGAAACGTCCAAATGCCAGCGACCAGCCGTATGTTTTTTCAATACCTTCAAAACTTGCTTCCAGCGCATCCACATCATCAGTAATGTATGACCACTTATCATCTACAGAAAGCAATTTGTTGAAATAGGCTTTAGAATCGGTCTCGTAGTTATAATTAATATCCGGCAATTCATCGTACCAGAAATAAATATCATCCATTGCTTCGTAAATGAATTTATTTACCTTTTTGGTATATTCCGAAGCTTCCGAAGCCTCCGGTCCGTCGGGATTTGATCCGTCGGGAATGGGATCATCTTTTGAGCAGGCCGTAAAAACAATTAAAGCTACAAGAAACAATAATGTTGTTTTTTCTAAATTTTTCATAATGTATTATCTTCGTCCATAATTCTTTTTGTCATTCTTATTTAACGCAATAAGACTGGTTTTCGTTTATTTCTACTAGTTTTTTCCCTTTTTCTCGTCAGGATATTCAATTCTAATATGGTAAATATTTATCAGTTTTTCTAAAAGGGTACGCTTAATTGTATCAATATCTCTGAAAGTCAGATCCGAATCGTCCAACTGCTTATCCTCAATTTTTTTATCGATCATATTGTCGATAAGCGCCTTAAGGTTTTCGTGTGTTTTCTCTTTCATACTGCGCGATGCCGCTTCAATTCCGTCAACCAGCATAACCACTGCAGCTTCTTTCGAACGTGGAAGAGGTCCCGGATAGATAAAGTCTTTATCATCAATCTCCTGATCGGGATTTTGTTCCTGGTGTTTCAAATAGAAGTATTTTGCTTTTGTGGTTCCGTGATGCGTGGCAATAAACTCGATTATAACCGCCGGAAGTTTATGCTTTTGTGCCATTTTAACCCCGTTTTTAACGTGATCGATAATCACTTCGGCACTTTTTAAATGACTGATCCGGTCATGAGGATTCATTCCCATCGCTTGGTTTTCGATAAAAAAGTTGGGGCGTCCAATTTTGCCAATATCGTGGTAAAGTGCACCGGCGCGAACCAAAAAAGGATTTCCTCCAATGCGCAGAATAACCTCTTCGGCAAGGTTGGCAATTTGCATCGAGTGCTGAAATGTTCCAGGCGCCTGCTCTGCAAGTTTTCGCAACAAAGGCTGGTTGCTATCCGATATTTCTATTAAGGTTACATCCGAAACAAATCCAAAAAGTTTTTCGAAAATATATACCAGCGGATATACCAACAGAATTAGTACACTGCTAATGGCAAACCATTTTAACATCGAATAATCGTAGGATAAAAATGTTCCTTCGTGTATAAGGTTTAGTGCCGTAAAAACAACTACATAGGTTAAAAATACCCACAAAGCCGCCAATACCAGGTGAACGCGGCGATGCATCTTATTCAGGCTAAAAACCGCAATAAGTCCTGCCGATACTTGTAGAAGTATAAATTCGTAATTGTTTGGTGCATAAAATCCCATTAACAGGGTGGTGATAATGAGCGTGAAAATGGCTGTTCGAGAATCGAAAAACGTTCGAATCATAATCGGAAACACCGCCAGTGGAACCATGTAAATGTGCAGGTTCGGGAAGGTGTTTATAAAGTTCGACAGCAGAATAATGCCAACCATTAGCATTAGCATAAAACTTAATTTATTAAGCTGCTGCAGAATATCGCGCCGATACAGCAATAGGAATACAAAAATAAAGCTGAGCAGAACCGAAATAAGCAATACTTTACCAATGGAAACCATGTAACGGTTTACATCGTTGCCACGTTCTTTTTCGTAACTGGCTTTTAATGATTCAAGCATTTGATATTTTTCAGCATCCACAATTTCGCCTTGCAGCACAATTCGTTGTCCTTGTTTAACCATTCCGCGCGTAGCCGATATCGATTGTGTTATCTCATCAATTTCTTTCTGACTGGTTTCGTCATCGTACGAAAGGTTGGCCGTTATATACCGTTCAAGATTAAGATTTGCCAGTCCGGGAAAATTATACCCCTCGCTAACCAAGGTGTGTCGTGTTTTTTGCAGGGCGTTGTAAGCCGATTTTTCAGAATACAATTGGTCAATATCTTCTTTCTGAACAATATTTCCGGTGCGTTTATTAATTTCATCTTTGCCCTTTAACTCGTTATAAATGTCAACAGAGAAAAGCAGAATTCCGTTGTCGTATAGTTCATCGAGCTTTGTTGATAAAACATCAAATATTTTTTTCTTATTGGTATTTGTTGTGTCAATATCGAGTTCCAGCTCTGTACGAAGACGTGCTATACTTTTGTTTTTTTGGGTAGTATCGTTTAAAAAATAGGGAACGAGTGAATTAATTTGCTCTGCTTTTTCGTCATTCAGTTCGTTTGCCGTTTTTAAAATAGCAAAGTCAAACGGTGCCACAAGGTTTTCGTGTTGCCATGGAAATCCCCTCTGGTACTCGTATTTAAACTTTGGCTCTCCGGGCAAAATCAAATACAAAGCCACTGCTGTTAGCGCAAATAAAGCTAACTGCAAAAACAGTAGGGTGTAGCTTTTTAGTTTTCTCATTAATTTCTTCATATACCGAA
Proteins encoded in this region:
- a CDS encoding GAF domain-containing protein; the encoded protein is MEDRKKEGRYGRIYKQLSELVLKSNNTQARMATIIAVLHHKMDYFFWTGYYLIEDDEMTVNSYQGPVACQILEKDKGVCWAAFNKKETVVVEDVHAFTDHIACDARSNSEIVVPLKNKTGEVIGVLDVDSSEKVAFTEVDAHWLEKILELIWS
- a CDS encoding DUF4870 domain-containing protein translates to MHRIIEDPNERQWGMLVHIAALATFILPVAGNIVGPLIIYLMKKDEYEFVNEQGKEVLNFQITWSIIFLISILLIIVGIGILMLIGFGIAWLVLVILASVSASNGTPYKYPFTIRFLQ
- the hisS gene encoding histidine--tRNA ligase, with the translated sequence MAQKPSIPKGTRDFSPSEMVRRNYIFNTIKDVFRLYGFQPIETPAMENLSTLMGKYGEEGDKLLFKILNSGDFISKVPQEMLDEKNSNKLTTKLSEKGLRYDLTVPFARYVVQYRNDIAFPFKRYQIQPVWRADRPQKGRYREFYQCDVDVIGSNSLLNEVELVQIIDEVFQRLGINTTVKINNRKILAGIAEAIGEADRMVDITVAIDKLDKIGLEKVNAEMLDKGISQEAVDKLQPILKLQGSTVEKLAQIETVIGGTEIGARGIAEMRTMFTYLENVELTTTVELDLTLARGLNYYTGAIFEVKSNDVQIGSICGGGRYDDLTGIFGMPDVSGVGVSFGAERIYDVLVQLDAFPEESLETTKALFVNFGEKEEAYCLPVLAKLRKNGVNAEIFPESAKMKKQMTYANRKEIAYVILAGDNEMAAQKFTLKNMETGEQQLVNSEELINILK
- a CDS encoding thioredoxin domain-containing protein yields the protein MKTRLIILMMAVFLLFGYSSCTAKSEKNDSEKPTESVSEAGKATTMLTKAIFLEKVWDYESSPKEWKYKGEKPALIDFYADWCGPCRTAAPILEEVAAEFSGEVIIYKIDTQVERELAAVFGVKSIPAFLYIPMEGKPTMASGIARTKEDTKKMFTQNINTLLLNKQPGNDTL
- a CDS encoding NigD-like protein produces the protein MKKLAFGILMGVLVAFSSCLDDDGYSLGDYWIGFGIYKGDGAGTVSLVMDNGVVLIPAAASSPGWFLKFSDGDRIWVNYTILEEDKNSSSEKRYIVKVNDISDVLMKGIMDITEEIEDSIGNDPIIVENAWISDSLLNFRLKYWGYNKIHYLNLVKEPGELTAADQPFQLELRHNAKGDQKAIPYIAYVSFSLNSLRVDDLDSVRFKVIASDYDGIAYQDSGVFNYSSLELPTP
- a CDS encoding HDIG domain-containing metalloprotein, which gives rise to MRKLKSYTLLFLQLALFALTAVALYLILPGEPKFKYEYQRGFPWQHENLVAPFDFAILKTANELNDEKAEQINSLVPYFLNDTTQKNKSIARLRTELELDIDTTNTNKKKIFDVLSTKLDELYDNGILLFSVDIYNELKGKDEINKRTGNIVQKEDIDQLYSEKSAYNALQKTRHTLVSEGYNFPGLANLNLERYITANLSYDDETSQKEIDEITQSISATRGMVKQGQRIVLQGEIVDAEKYQMLESLKASYEKERGNDVNRYMVSIGKVLLISVLLSFIFVFLLLYRRDILQQLNKLSFMLMLMVGIILLSNFINTFPNLHIYMVPLAVFPIMIRTFFDSRTAIFTLIITTLLMGFYAPNNYEFILLQVSAGLIAVFSLNKMHRRVHLVLAALWVFLTYVVVFTALNLIHEGTFLSYDYSMLKWFAISSVLILLVYPLVYIFEKLFGFVSDVTLIEISDSNQPLLRKLAEQAPGTFQHSMQIANLAEEVILRIGGNPFLVRAGALYHDIGKIGRPNFFIENQAMGMNPHDRISHLKSAEVIIDHVKNGVKMAQKHKLPAVIIEFIATHHGTTKAKYFYLKHQEQNPDQEIDDKDFIYPGPLPRSKEAAVVMLVDGIEAASRSMKEKTHENLKALIDNMIDKKIEDKQLDDSDLTFRDIDTIKRTLLEKLINIYHIRIEYPDEKKGKN
- the hutH gene encoding histidine ammonia-lyase, which produces MGSRIFEITPKNLTFEIIQDILENNVKLKLSEISVQLIHKSKKYLDNKLEKADKPLYGINTGFGALCDIEISKDSLSKLQENLVVSHACNIGPEIPADVVKLMLLLKAHALSKGNSAVQLITVQRILDLFNNAILPVVCEQGSLGASGDLAPLAKLFLPLLGLGEVNFEGKKQQASKVLEKLGWEPIKLEAKEGLALLNGTQFMSAHAVYTLLKTFRLIDQGDIIGALSLDAFDGLIEPFSENIQRIRPHKGQAETAKNFRNVLTGSEMQAKTKAHIQDPYSFRCIPQVHGAVKDAVNYVATVIETEINSVTDNPTVFPDEDLIISGGNFHGEPLALSLDFLAMAMSELGSISERRTYRLISGERGLPEFLVANPGLNSGFMIPQYAAASIVSQNKQLCTPCVVDSIPSSNEQEDHVSMGGNAATKALKVVLNTEKILAIELYNAAQAMDFRRPIKSSPFIERFIKEYRKMVSFVEEDIVMYEAINLTIDFLNLTKFNRL
- a CDS encoding DMT family transporter translates to MKLIYTTIVLLIGFLLAIQGSINTQLTTYLKHPIQGALISFFVGFLALLVLNFIFKTEIPNWGHLKTAPWYVFAGGLLGAIFVSSVIFFIPKIGVTTVLAASIAGQLIAASVIDHFGFFGLDQHPVSMGKIGGIVLLAFGIFLIQKY
- a CDS encoding S41 family peptidase, yielding MKNLEKTTLLFLVALIVFTACSKDDPIPDGSNPDGPEASEASEYTKKVNKFIYEAMDDIYFWYDELPDINYNYETDSKAYFNKLLSVDDKWSYITDDVDALEASFEGIEKTYGWSLAFGRFSNTGNIFGIVEYVYPETPAWAAGIKRGDLLVEMNNADINDDNYTDLLYSDNIDVTLGILTGNSIATDTTISITSSVLTLDPVLTTNIVEHDGRKIGYIFYAQYISDFNSSLDNAFANLVNQGATDLVVDLRYNPGGTISAAKHLCSCIAPLDVVNDNSILVTYKWNKKYQNYFIDRQIMNQIEVYFDNQVPVKMGLDKVYFLTGSGTASASELSITGLRAYMDNVTTVGDTTYGKYTASITLKPIDYYSESYSEEISNWGLQPIVLRYANAAGVTDFKDGFAPDILVDDDLFATFPLGDKNDPLFKAAIEDITGTPVVAMKSVPKVNFEYQIFDRGFSRYDQNKREMLIEQIQRPE